In Afipia carboxidovorans OM5, the sequence ACGGCGGTCATCGTGCTGGTGTTCGGCGGGCTCACGCTCGTGCTGCACGACGAGACGTTCATCAAGATCAAGCCGACCATCATCTACGCGCTGTTCGCGGTGACGCTCTATGTCGGATTGATGCTCGGGCGGTCCTTCATCGCCATCCTGTTCGATCAGGTTTTCAACCTGACGCCGGAAGGCTGGCGATTCCTGACGATCCGCTGGGCGCGCTTCTTCCTGTTCATGGCAGTGCTGAACGAGGTGATCTGGCGCACCCAGAGCACGGATTTCTGGGTGGCCTTCAAGGCGTTCGGCGTCATCCCGCTCACCGCGGTATTCGCGATGACGCAGATGCCGCTGGTCAAACGCTATCAGATTGCGGAAGCAACCGCCGAAGCCTCCGACAGCGAGCGCGGCGATACCTCGCCGCGCTGAGCAAGCCGTTAGCTGAGCTGCTTCAGCAGCTTGATCATGCCCGGCGCGTTGCGGCGGATTTCCGCCATGTGGATGCCGGACAGCGTCTTGAGTGCAGTGTTGGCCTTCGGCGTGAGCTGCAGGAGCACACGGCGGCGGTCGGTGCGGTCGGTCTTGCGCACGACAAGCTTGCCGCGGACCAGGCGATCCACCAGCTCGACCGTGGTGTGATGCTTGAGGTGAAGGTGGTCGGCGAGATCGCCGATCGCGACACCGTCTTCCTTGGCAAAGCCGCGGATCGCCAGAATGGCCTGATGCTGCTTTGGCGTGAGGCCACGCTTCTGGGCGGCCTGTTCGCTGAAGTTGAGGAAATTCCGGAGCGAGCGGCGGAATGACGCCAGAACAAAGTAGTCCTTGTCCTTGATTGCCACCGTGTGTGGTTGTGCCTTTCTGGCAGGTTTCGCCGCTTTCGCCATTCTGCTCCCCGTTTAAGTTCTATCGTGCCCCGATATATCGAGCATAATCTCAAGGGAAGCCCATAGCGCGTGCCTTCCTCAATTTCAATCCTCTTTACGAATGCCCCTGCGGCATCCTGCGCGCCTTGATGGCTCACAATCATTGCCGTGCGGTCGGAGGTCAAAGAGGCCGCATCATATCGGGCGGCGCGTCGCGGAGGCAGAGCTGCGTGAGGCGTCGCCGGAAAGGCAGCTTGTGCCTTCGTAAATCCGGTTTGGTTGCAGTTATTTAGCACACAGAATCTATCGTCTGCGAGAATTTTCCAGAATTTCGAGGCGGATGAGCAAGCGATTGTTCGTGGTGTGTGAGTATACGATCCTTCAAAAAATCCCGCTGTCTGCGCCATTCGCAAAGAGCAGATGAGATCGCTCAGCCTTGCGGCAGTTGCGGGCTGCTGCCAAAGGTCGCAGGCCGACACCTTGTGTTCACCGGTTTCGGAAACGCCGTAAACCGACACGGGGCCTATGGATGTCCCACGCAATGCGTCCGATCAATTTTCGATCTGACTGCGACATTTTGCATCGCTGCGCGATAGGATCGTAGTGTTCTGACGCTGTTGAAGCGCGATTGTCCGACATTGCGCCGCGCGACCAGCCGTTTTGCATGCAGTCGTGCACGCGCGATGGTCTTAATTCCTTGCGCGCATGGAAGCGGTTTGCGACAACAGGCTGGCTGAGACGCCGTGACCGGAGACAAGGATTGCCTGGCAGGTCGACGCCTTTGCCAGGAAATGTCGGATCGGGAGGATCAGTCGTGGATTATCGAACAGCGCTGGGCGAGGCCATTCTCGCGTCGGAGTCGGATGCCATCGTTGCAACCGACAAGCCGGGGGTCATCACTTTCTGGAATCCGGGCGCGACGCGCATTTTCGGTTTCACCGAGGCCGAGGCGCTCGGGCAGTCGCTCGACATCATCATTCCGGAAAATCTGCGGAAGAGGCACTGGGATGGCTACAACGAGGTCATGGAGACCGGCCAGAGCCGGTATTCCCACGGCGATCTGCTCGCCGTTCCAGCCCTGACCAAGGCGGGTACGCGCATCTCCGTGGAATTTACCATGGTGATTCAGCTTGATTCGAATGGCAAGCCGGTCGGCACGGCCGCGATCATGCGCGACGTAACCAAGAAATTCGAGGAGAACCGGGACCTGCGCAAGAAGCTTGCGGCGGCGATCAACGCGGCCCGCGAGAAGGCTTAAGCCGCGCTCGCGCCCGTTAACCTTCAGCTGGCAAGGGCTGTTTCTCGGAGAAAACGTCTCGATGTCCGGGATTCTTGCGTGAAAAGGCCTTTTTGCTGAAACCTTTTCCGTGCTGCTTCATCCAATGGGCAGCAGGGAGATAAGCCATGGTTGAAACTCGCGGTGCTTCACCGCTGTCCAGGCTGGATGAAACCTCGAGCGACGAGGTGCTGGTTCATGCGGCGCGCGCGCGCGACGCCCGTGCCTTTCGCGCGATTCTGACGAAATACAATCGCCGCCTCTATCGGATCGCGCGGGGAATCCTGCGGAACGACACCGAGGCGGAGGATGCGGTGCAGGAGGCCTATATCAATGCCCTCACCCATCTGGAGTCCTTCCGCGGCGACTCGAGCCTGTCCACCTGGCTGTCGCGCATTGTCATGAACGAGGCGCTCGGCCGCCTGCGGGCCCGTCGCCCGATGCTCGATATCGACGAGATTGTCACGCCTGAAGGGGAGGGCAGGATCATTCAGTTCCCGAACGCTGTTCGCGCCGATCCCGAGCGCACCATCGCCCAGCGCGAGCTTCTGCGGCTCGTCGAGCGGGCGACCGACGAACTGCCCGATATCTACCGCACCGTCTTCGTCACTCGCGTGATCGAGGGCATGAGTGTGGAAGATACCGCCGAGCTTCTCGGCATCCAGCCCGAAACCGTGAAGACGCGGCTGCATCGCGCACGCAAGCTCGTGCGCGAGCACCTCGACCGGGAAATCGGCCCGGTGATGCTCGACGCCTTTCCGTTCGCCGGAAAACGCTGCGAGCGCATGACTGACAACGTGATGCGCCGCCTCGGCTTCTTGCCTGATCCAGCCGGATAACGGTTTCGCAGATACCGCAAAGGAATAACGGCGCGCACTGCGCCGAGTGGAGATAATGCCCCTCATGTCAAATCTATCGAATGTTCAGGTGCTCGAGCGCGATCGCAAGGCGGAAGAGGAGTCCGCGCGGCCGGATCGCGCCGAGGTGGAGGCTGCGGTCCGCACCATCATCCGCTGGGCGGGCGATGATCCGAAGCGTGATGGCCTCATTGAGACGCCGAGCCGCGTTGCGCGCGCTTTCGAGGAGTTTTTCATCGGCTACAGCCAGAATCCGACGACCATCCTGCAGAAGACCTTCGAGGAAATCGACGGCTATGACGAGATGATCACGTTGCGTGCCGTGCGCTTCGAAAGCCATTGCGAGCACCACATGGCGCCGATCGTCGGCAAGGCCTGGGTGGCCTACATTCCGAACGGACGCGTGGTCGGCATCAGCAAGCTCGCGCGGGTGGTCGAGGTCTATGCCAAGCGGCTGCAGATCCAGGAAAAGATGACGGCACAGATCGCCAACACCATCAACGAGGTGTTGAAGCCGCAGGGTGTCGCCGTGCTGATCAAGGCGCAGCATCATTGCATGACGACGCGCGGCATCCACAAGCCCGGCACCGATCTCGTCACCAGCCGCATGCTCGGCTGCTTCCGCGACAATGCCACGACGCGGCAGGAATTTTTGAGCATGACGACCGACCCCGAATAACCAGAAGAAATCGCCAAGAGAGCTGTCATGTCGCAGGATCAAGAACCGCAGACCCCCGATCTCACGCAGGGTGTGACGCTGTCGCAATTCGCGGGCGACAAGCTGCTTGGCCATGTCGGCGAGGCGGAGGTGCTTCTGGTCCGCAGCGGAGACGAGATTTTCGCGGTCGGTGCACACTGCACGCACTACCACGGGCCGCTTGCAGACGGCGTGGTCGTGGATGGCGGCATTCGCTGCCCGTGGCATCATGCCTGTTTCGATCTGCGCACCGGCGAGGCCGTGCGCGCGCCGGCATTCGATCCGATCGATTGCTACCGCGTCGAGCAGGCGGGCGACAAAATCATCGTCCGTGAGAAGGCGACAGCGCCTGCAAGACGATGCACCCTGAAAGCGAAGCCGCAGCGGATCGTCATCGTCGGCGGCGGCGCGGCAGGATTCGCAGCGGCGGAGATGCTGCGCCGGGAGCAGTATGACGGCGATATCGTGATGCTTTCCCAGGACACGGATGGGCCGGTCGATCGCCCCAATCTTTCCAAGGATTATCTTGCGGGCAGTGCGGAGCCCGACTGGATTCCGCTGCGGGGAGCGGATTTCTATCGCG encodes:
- a CDS encoding septation protein A produces the protein MDKRVPHPLFKLATELGPLLIFFAANAKFNLFVATGAFMVAIVAAVIVSYVVMRHVPLMALVTAVIVLVFGGLTLVLHDETFIKIKPTIIYALFAVTLYVGLMLGRSFIAILFDQVFNLTPEGWRFLTIRWARFFLFMAVLNEVIWRTQSTDFWVAFKAFGVIPLTAVFAMTQMPLVKRYQIAEATAEASDSERGDTSPR
- a CDS encoding MarR family winged helix-turn-helix transcriptional regulator, translating into MAKAAKPARKAQPHTVAIKDKDYFVLASFRRSLRNFLNFSEQAAQKRGLTPKQHQAILAIRGFAKEDGVAIGDLADHLHLKHHTTVELVDRLVRGKLVVRKTDRTDRRRVLLQLTPKANTALKTLSGIHMAEIRRNAPGMIKLLKQLS
- a CDS encoding PAS domain-containing protein; its protein translation is MDYRTALGEAILASESDAIVATDKPGVITFWNPGATRIFGFTEAEALGQSLDIIIPENLRKRHWDGYNEVMETGQSRYSHGDLLAVPALTKAGTRISVEFTMVIQLDSNGKPVGTAAIMRDVTKKFEENRDLRKKLAAAINAAREKA
- a CDS encoding RNA polymerase sigma factor; the protein is MVETRGASPLSRLDETSSDEVLVHAARARDARAFRAILTKYNRRLYRIARGILRNDTEAEDAVQEAYINALTHLESFRGDSSLSTWLSRIVMNEALGRLRARRPMLDIDEIVTPEGEGRIIQFPNAVRADPERTIAQRELLRLVERATDELPDIYRTVFVTRVIEGMSVEDTAELLGIQPETVKTRLHRARKLVREHLDREIGPVMLDAFPFAGKRCERMTDNVMRRLGFLPDPAG
- the folE gene encoding GTP cyclohydrolase I FolE, with product MSNLSNVQVLERDRKAEEESARPDRAEVEAAVRTIIRWAGDDPKRDGLIETPSRVARAFEEFFIGYSQNPTTILQKTFEEIDGYDEMITLRAVRFESHCEHHMAPIVGKAWVAYIPNGRVVGISKLARVVEVYAKRLQIQEKMTAQIANTINEVLKPQGVAVLIKAQHHCMTTRGIHKPGTDLVTSRMLGCFRDNATTRQEFLSMTTDPE